The following are from one region of the Priestia filamentosa genome:
- a CDS encoding GNAT family N-acetyltransferase, whose protein sequence is MHLRYAEKSDARNILAFIEKAGVDSEGIKEQIQHFVLMEDKQGNLQGTLGIYKLGDKGLLRSLIMSEKVSQEEILALFHEAFRLAWQKELKDLYLVTNKSSALPFFHLLGFQEVAPVSSPSAFQRFYQEAVEENEEIHFMHYNVKKEA, encoded by the coding sequence ATGCATTTACGCTATGCTGAGAAGAGTGATGCAAGAAATATACTTGCCTTTATTGAGAAAGCTGGAGTTGATTCAGAAGGGATTAAGGAGCAAATACAACATTTTGTTTTAATGGAGGACAAGCAAGGAAATCTACAAGGAACGCTAGGTATTTATAAACTAGGTGATAAAGGGCTTCTACGTTCTCTTATTATGAGTGAAAAAGTAAGTCAGGAAGAAATCTTAGCGCTCTTTCATGAAGCTTTTCGACTTGCATGGCAAAAAGAGTTGAAAGATTTGTACTTAGTGACGAATAAAAGCAGTGCTTTGCCGTTTTTCCATCTGCTTGGTTTTCAGGAAGTTGCTCCAGTGAGTTCACCATCTGCTTTTCAACGATTTTATCAAGAAGCTGTTGAGGAAAATGAAGAAATTCATTTTATGCATTATAATGTAAAGAAAGAAGCGTAG
- the spoIIR gene encoding stage II sporulation protein R has protein sequence MKKQAIIFLLLLFVGAYLQVTGNGTAQATERTVIPNDAIRLRILANSDSDKDQKVKRMVRDEVNKEINKWVEELTSFEEASKVIQSNLPEIKEIANRVLKEQGFSYEANVKFGKVSFPTKLYGNLLYPAGEYEAVLITLGEGDGANWWCVLFPPMCFLDFSNGQAVPEQEGVKASESTSKPVKEEVTQPEPSVKAKEAEIKNIKPKKKESKKEEKEQKPEVKFFVVEWFEKVVS, from the coding sequence ATGAAGAAACAAGCAATCATTTTTTTATTACTTTTATTTGTAGGAGCATATCTTCAAGTTACAGGGAATGGAACAGCACAGGCCACTGAACGAACAGTTATTCCAAATGACGCTATAAGGCTTCGAATTCTAGCTAATAGCGATAGTGATAAAGATCAAAAAGTAAAACGTATGGTTCGCGATGAAGTGAACAAGGAAATTAATAAGTGGGTAGAAGAGCTAACGTCTTTTGAGGAAGCTAGTAAAGTAATTCAAAGTAATCTTCCAGAAATTAAGGAAATTGCTAATAGAGTTCTTAAAGAACAAGGGTTTTCATATGAGGCAAACGTTAAATTCGGTAAAGTATCATTTCCAACAAAGCTTTATGGGAATTTATTATATCCTGCTGGGGAATATGAAGCAGTATTGATTACGCTTGGAGAAGGTGACGGCGCAAATTGGTGGTGTGTATTATTTCCACCTATGTGTTTCCTTGATTTCTCAAATGGTCAAGCTGTGCCAGAACAAGAAGGTGTAAAAGCTTCTGAATCAACTTCAAAGCCGGTGAAAGAAGAAGTGACACAACCAGAACCATCAGTAAAGGCAAAGGAAGCAGAAATAAAAAATATTAAACCAAAAAAGAAAGAAAGCAAAAAAGAAGAGAAAGAACAAAAACCAGAAGTGAAGTTCTTTGTTGTAGAATGGTTTGAAAAAGTGGTCTCCTAG